A region from the Vicia villosa cultivar HV-30 ecotype Madison, WI unplaced genomic scaffold, Vvil1.0 ctg.002224F_1_1, whole genome shotgun sequence genome encodes:
- the LOC131638231 gene encoding uncharacterized protein LOC131638231, producing the protein MKETDQVIHSEMYRKDSSFSHYLSAVYAHNQLAKRKQSWEDIQAFGNITDIIGGNEVHHNEYCDLENMMDATGLHEHETVGNYYTWSNKHTTRIIYSRIDRAICNTEWFLHFSTREVKILNPHISDHSPLPVKMQGVYTKGQRGRYRFRFLNCITEKSQYNTIVKTSWGQDEQSRPMYKLWRKLMRLQPDLRKLTKEVTRGVQKIQDSREMLDQAQKALSDDMFNQQLIDNEKFWCEEVIKNTKLEEIFLLQKSKIEWLKLGDGNNQYSFANLKEKNRQTSLHKLEDNNGRILTKFKDMENKIINFYGELIGTASPTLLHVDIEALRRGRQLPMEKHNCLIKPVTETKIWQALQSIGDNKAPGADGLYKLISKISTSRLSKVISDVVDDSQSAFVPGRTIQDNIIVAHELIRGYNKKHLSPRCTIQMDMHKAYDTVEWIALENIMKELNFPQQFIDWIMVCIETVSYRYTINGQPSRIIKAKRGLQQGDLISPFLFVLIMEYLHRCMAKLQDNSEYKYHPKCAKMRITNICFADDLLLL; encoded by the exons ATGAAGGAAACAGATCAAGTTATTCATAGTGAGATGTACAGAAAGGACAGTAGTTTTTCACATTATCTTTCTGCTGTGTATGCTCATAATCAGCTTGCTAAGAGAAAGCAGTCGTGGGAGGACATACAAGCATTTGGAAAC ATCACTGATATAATTGGAGGCAATGAGGTACACCATAATGAATATTGTGATTTGGAGAATATGATGGATGCTACTGGTTTACATGAACATGAAACAGTGGGGAACTACTACACATGGTCAAACAAACATACTACTAGAATTATCTATTCAAGGATAGATAGAGCTATATGCAACACAGAGTGGTTCCTACATTTTTCCACCCGTGAAGTAAAGATTTTAAATCCTCACATATCTGACCATTCACCCTTACCAGTGAAAATGCAGGGTGTCTATACTAAGGGACAAAGAGGGAGATATAGATTCAGATTCTTGAATTGTATCACTGAGAAATCCCAGTACAATACTATAGTGAAGACCAGTTGGGGGCAAGATGAGCAGAGTAGACCAATGTACAAGTTGTGGAGGAAACTCATGAGGCTCCAGCCAGACCTTAGGAAACTTACCAAAGAGGTAACAAGAGGGGTTCAGAAAATCCAGGATAGTAGAGAAATGTTGGATCAGGCTCAGAAAGCTCTCTCTGATGATATGTTCAATCAACAGCTCATTGATAATGAGAAATTCTGGTGTGAAGAGGTTATCAAAAATACTAAACTTGAAGAAATTTTTTTGCtgcagaagtcaaaaattgaatGGCTCAAGTTAGGTGATGGTAACAACCAATACTCCTTTGCAAACCTCAAGGAGAAAAACAGGCAAACCTCATTACACAAATTAGAAGACAATAATGGGAGGATTCTAACTAAGTTTAAAGATATGGAAAATAAGATTATTAACTTCTATGGAGAGCTGATTGGAACTGCATCCCCAACACTCCTCCATGTTGATATAGAGGCTCTTAGAAGAGGAAGACAACTTCCAATGGAGAAACACAACTGCCTTATCAAACCAGTCACTGAGACAAAAATTTGGCAAGCACTTCAAAGTATTGGAGACAATAAAGCTCCTGGGGCAGATGGAT TGTATAAACTTATCTCAAAAATCTCGACTTCAAGACTGAGTAAAGTTATCAGTGATGTTGTTGATGACAGTCAGTCAGCCTTTGTCCCTGGCAGAACAATCCAAGATAACATTATAGTGGCTCATGAGTTGATTAGAGGATACAACAAGAAACACCTTTCTCCAAGATGCACAATTCAAATGGACATGCATAAAGCATATGATACCGTTGAATGGATAGCCCTTGAGAATATTATGAAAGAACTGAACTTCCCTCAGCAATTCATTGATTGGATAATGGTGTGCATTGAAACTGTCTCCTATAGATACACCATAAATGGGCAACCTAGCAGAATTATCAAGGCAAAGAGAGGGCTTCAACAGGGTGATCTcatttcaccatttctttttgtaTTGATTATGGAATATCTTCACAGATGTATGGCAAAGCTTCAGGATAATTCAGAATATAAGTACCACCCCAAATGTGCAAAAATGAGAATAACCAATATCTGTTTTGCTGACGATCTCCTGTTATTATGA
- the LOC131638238 gene encoding berberine bridge enzyme-like 21 → MAKPILFSLSFFLLTVFYTSLAAPAASESLYTSFLNCLKQNNTDPSISNIVFPQTNPSFSTVLQNYIRNARFNTSSTSKPSIIVTPKQTSHIQSTVICAKTVNVQIKIRSGGHDYEGISYISNQSPFIILDMFNLRTINVDITNEVAFIQAGATLGEVYYRIYEKSKVHGFPAGVCPTVGVGGHFSGGGYGTMLRKYGLSTDNIIDAEIVDVKGRLLNRKSMGEDLFWAIRGGGGASFGVVLSYTVKLVAVPETVTVFRIEKTLEQNATDLVVQWQQVAPTTDNRLFMRLLLQPISSKTVKGTKTLRASVVAMFLGGAEELVGILAKEFPLLGLKKTDCLELSWINSVLWYNNADDFKNGAKPESLLDRNLNSASFGKRKSDYVQKAIPKDGLNLIWKKMIELGKVGFVFNPYGGRMNEIPADATPFPHRAGNLFKIQFSVNWDDPAANATLNYLNQAKSLYSFMEPYVSKNPRSAYINYRDLDIGINSFGENSYQEGQVYGAKYFNGNFDRLVKIKTAVDPDNFFRNEQSIPVLAGKV, encoded by the coding sequence ATGGCAAAACCAATactattttctctttcttttttcctCCTAACAGTTTTCTACACATCCTTAGCAGCACCAGCTGCTTCAGAATCTTTGTACACAAGTTTCCTTAACTgcctcaaacaaaacaacacgGATCCATCTATCTCCAACATTGTTTTCCCTCAAACAAACCCTTCATTTTCCACTGTCCTTCAAAACTACATCCGTAACGCACGTTTCAACACATCCTCAACTTCCAAACCATCAATCATTGTTACTCCTAAACAAACCTCACATATTCAATCCACCGTTATCTGCGCCAAAACAGTTAACGTTCAAATCAAAATCCGAAGTGGCGGCCATGATTATGAGGGTATTTCTTACATCTCAAATCAATCACCCTTTATCATCCTTGATATGTTCAATCTAAGAACAATCAATGTTGATATAACAAACGAAGTTGCTTTTATTCAAGCCGGTGCTACTCTTGGTGAAGTTTATTACAGAATTTACGAAAAGAGTAAAGTCCATGGCTTTCCTGCTGGTGTGTGCCCAACTGTTGGTGTTGGTGGTCACTTCAGCGGTGGAGGATATGGTACAATGTTGAGAAAATATGGTCTTTCTACTGATAATATCATTGATGCTGAAATTGTTGATGTTAAGGGAAGGCTTTTGAATAGGAAATCAATGGGAGAAGATCTGTTTTGGGCTATAAGAGGTGGTGGCGGTGCTagttttggtgttgttttatctTATACTGTTAAGTTAGTAGCGGTTCCTGAAACCGTTACTGTTTTCAGAATAGAGAAAACATTGGAACAGAATGCTACTGATCTTGTTGTTCAATGGCAACAAGTTGCTCCAACTACTGATAACAGGCTTTTCATGAGGCTTCTTTTGCAGCCTATAAGTTCTAAAACTGTCAAAGGAACAAAAACTCTTAGAGCTTCTGTTGTTGCTATGTTCCTCGGAGGCGCCGAGGAACTGGTGGGAATTCTAGCTAAAGAATTTCCACTTTTAGGATTGAAAAAAACAGATTGTCTTGAGTTGAGTTGGATTAATTCGGTTCTTTGGTACAACAACGCCGACGACTTCAAAAACGGCGCGAAACCGGAGAGTCTTTTGGATAGGAATCTGAATTCGGCGAGTTTCGGGAAGAGAAAATCTGATTATGTTCAGAAAGCTATTCCAAAAGATGGGTTGAATTTGATATGGAAAAAGATGATTGAGTTAGGAAAAGTTGGATTTGTTTTCAATCCTTATGGTGGAAGAATGAATGAGATTCCGGCCGATGCGACGCCTTTTCCTCATCGTGCCGGGAACTTGTTCAAAATTCAGTTTTCAGTGAATTGGGATGATCCAGCAGCTAATGCAACGTTGAATTATTTGAATCAAGCTAAGAGTCTTTATAGTTTTATGGAACCTTATGTGTCAAAGAATCCAAGAAGTGCTTATATAAACTATAGAGATCTTGATATTGGGATCAATAGTTTTGGTGAGAATAGTTATCAAGAAGGTCAAGTTTATGGTGCTAAGTATTTTAATGGTAATTTTGATAGGTTGGTTAAGATTAAGACTGCTGTTGATCCTGATAATTttttcagaaatgaacaaagtatTCCTGTTCTTGCTGGAAAGGTTTAG